Below is a window of Desmonostoc muscorum LEGE 12446 DNA.
AACTCAGCTTGTTTCTAGAGTGCGCGACGCCTTACACGTGGAGTTGCCTTTGCGTAGCGTATTTGAGGCATCGACAATTGCAGAATTATCTAAGGTGGTGGAAAGCTTTAAAGAAAGCAATGCTCAAAGTCTTGCCCCAGTTTTAGTACCACTATCGCGTGAAAGTCGGCGGATTAAGTTATCTTCCTTAAACGAAGAGAGCGTAAAACTTTAAAAAAAGATCAGGCACTAGATTGAATTGTTACATTGCCCCCAACCTGTATGAAGGATGGGGTTTTTCGTTGCTTTTTATATTTTGCAGCCTTAAAGTACTACCAAATATAAAACTCATTAAAAAATCTCATAGACAGAGAGAGAGAACGGATAGAAACAGAAATACGTGAAAGAGAAAGGCAAGAAATAGAAAAGCTTGAAAGGGAAATTTTAGAAAGAAAAAGACTCGAGAGAGAAATCGCTTTGGAAGAAGAAAGAAAGTGGTATGAAGAACATAGTGATGATGATTTCGATTATGAGGAAGATGAAGATTGAAGAACACCGTGTTTTACTTGCACTGTCAACAGTCTCAATTATCTGTGTGTTGGTACGAGTTCTGTCTCTGCACTACTGACAGAACTCGCTCAACAAACAGACAACCAAAAGTCCCCATCAATTATTTTCTTCCTGCTCAAGGAACGCCCTCAACCTGGAGTCGGATGGGAAGTCACCACCAATTCTGGTGATGCAGAACTAGCCCTGGCAGGGCATTTGCTGAAGATAGGTGCAACAGAATACAGAATACGTTGCTCCTGTGTTGTCCGCATTGCCACGAACAGAAGCTGCTGCTGCTTGGTAAACAAGCCTAGGCTCTTTTGGCAACGGCGGCAATATCCGTATCGACACAGACATCCTGAGCGCCTCGAACAACAGCGCGATTACAGCGAACGCATACCGGGGAGGTGGGGGCAGCATCCGCATCAACACAAAAAGGCTATTTATTTCCCCCGACACACAGATTACAGCCAGTTCAGAGCGAGGAATTGACGGCACAGTACAGGTCAACTTCCAAAACAGAAATCCCAGCCTTACCAAAGTACAACCACAGGCGATCGCACAAGCTCCAGAGATTGTATCAGTATGCCAAGGTCGTTCTCGTGGAATAGCAAGTACATTTGTGAATGCTGGTGCTGGGGGACTAGCAGCTAGTTCTGGCAACCAGTTAGATAGCAGTTCTACTTGGCAGAGAAATTCTACTCCTCTTGGGGCGATTGATAATTTGGAGCAATCAAACCTATCAACAACTGAAGAACCCATAGAAATTGTAGAAGCCCAGGGTTGGATAAGAAATGCTGATGGAGATGTAGTCTTGACCGCAGAAGCCGATCCACCAAGCCCCTACGCTGAGGTGTCTGCTTCTAAATGCCATGAGCTAACTTCTACGCAGCCAGTATCATCAGTAACAGAAGCGGTACGGTTAAAATGATTAGTTTTTGGCGTTTATTCAAGTACTTATTGTTATGCATTCTAGGATTATCCATAGCTATAGGACAGCCATCTTTGATTCTGGCTCAGGAAGTAAGCAAACAAACACAACAGCATCAAGCTGAAGTACTGAACCAGAGAGGGCAGAGACAACTGGATCTAGGTCAGGCAAGAGAAGCCTTAGAGTCTTGGCAGCAAGCTACAAAACTTTTTGAACACCTAAAAGATGATTCTTCAGTACATAGTATGCTTAACTAATAGTTAAAATGCCAATTCAATAAGCATCTAACGCGGAAATTGTCAAAGTTTCTAAATCCATAACCGGAACGTTTAATCAACTTGATCTTGTTATTAATACCTTCCACAGCACCACTATTTGTCCCATTATCAAAGTAAGCAATTATCTCATCAAACCAACGGATAATAGTATTGTTACTCTTGGGAAAATGTTTTTTAGCTTTCGATAACCACATACCAAGTTTATAAACTCCCGGATACCAATTATCTGTCTGATTAAAAATCTTTCTAAATTTTTCTTTTAATTCATGCATTTCTTTTAAGACAGGAGATACATTCTTGACTTCAGAAAGTTTATTTATTTGCTCTTCATTTAAGTCTGACTCATTTTTAAGTAAAACGTACTTACTATTTTTTAATCCCGACAAAGCTTTTTCATATTCAGCTTTTTTTGATGATAATTGCGCTTTTTGAATTAATTCTTCTAGACTCCGCTTCTCTCGTTTTCTCTGTGTATCTAATTCTTGATTAATCTGTGTCATTACATGAAATCTATCTGCTACTACTTGAGCATTGGGCATTAATTCTGTGACAACGTTTTTATAACCAACCCACAAATCTATACTCACTTCCTCAATTTGTTCTAAGACCTCATATCCCCATTCTAAAAGGGTTTTTTTCACTACTTCTTGCGTGCGCCCATTTAAAATAGTTACTAGCTTAGATGTATCTAAATCTATTAGTACGGCGCAGTAATTAGCCTTGCCCTTAACCAGAGCTATCTCATCGATTCCAAGTCTTTTTATCAGAGAAGGTTTGTCATCAGATAATTCTTTAGATGCGTCTTTTAACAGTAAAAATCATGGGTTTTAGAGATCTACAACGCTACCCAGCACAAAAGGCGCGGTACGACAAATATAAAGAGTGGTTAGAGGCTACACCTCTCGAACGCCAACAAAAATTTGCAGCTATTACTGACGAAACTAAACGCGCCAAGGCAGAAAAAGAAGCAGGTTATGTTTCTCCGTTTGGCACTGCTGGCAATACTAAAATTTATCTTCCTACGCGGTTAATCAAGGATAACCAAACTGGGCAAGGGTCTGGCGTGGCGAATGTTCTTCGTACAATACTTGCCCCTTACGTTACCACTGCTGAGGAATTTGCAGCGCTGCAAAACCCGCTTGTGATTGAAGCCAAAAAATTTAAGTTTGCCAAGTTAACGCTAACGGCTGTTGTACCTGGAACAGAAAAGAAACCTAGCCGGATTACCGGCGCTCAATATAAAAAGCCCGATGTAGATTCCGTCACAAGTCCGTTTGGGCAAACGACAGGTGGGCAACCTTATGACGGTGCAGTATTGGGAATCAAGGGTATAGCAGCCTACGGTACTTTCATTGCAGCAAACAGCGGCAAAAACCGAGCTAGATTCACTCCTGAGGGCTGATGAGCAAGATAGCAGACCGCACCGGAATTATTTGGACTCCAGACGATCCGTTAGATCTGCTATCCGTTGATATTGATGGTAACTGTTCCGAGCAAGAATTCCAGGGAATGCTTGCCATCAACCAAGCGGGTAGAGATTGGCTAATCGGGAAAATTGATATCGTTGAATATCTCGATAAGCTGGAGTATTACGGTATTCCTAATCCGTTTGAAATAGTAGACGAGTTTGCGGAACACGTTGATTTTGTAATTTCTCACGGATGATTAGGCAGTGAGAGTAGTTGAATTAAGCAATAGTGATAACTGGCAAAGCATATATTCTACTAACATTAATGCTGTCCAAGTTCCTATGCAAAATGGGAGTTATTTAACTAATCCCATTCCGGAAATATTAGTCCCAATTGTGCTAGATAAATTTATTCTTGCAGTTAGTGTGGACACGGATGTTCCCTCAGGCTCGATATGGCGATTTGCAGGATACATCAATCAAAAAATCAGCACAGGGCTTGTAATTGGTGGGGGTCAAGATGCAACCACTGTTAAAGGTCAGCCATTATTTTTAGACCAAATTAACCTGATTCTTTTCAATAAAATTTCCACATCTTATGGTGTCAGCGTCAAAGTACCAAAATGGTTTACTCGTGCAGCTGTAACTGTGTGGGAATACACAGGCACAGACGATACCTCAGAGGAAATATTGCTCACTCAGGAATTTGCAAATATTAACTTTAAGCTAGACCAATTACTCAATGGCTGAGAAGCAATGAAAATTGATATTAACAACGCTCTCACTATTATTATCGGGCTATTAACAGTAGTGGGGGCTATTTATCGATTAGCCCAAATTGAAGCCAATATTAACAGTAAGATTGACAAGGTAGAAAATAGATTGCTATCGGCTGTCGATCAGCTGAAAGATAATTTCGTGGATCGGCTTTACAAAGTAGAGAAAAAATTGGATGTTCATCTAGTCGAATACAAAGAAAAGAAGCTCTTTGTAGAGTATCGGCTCAGTGGTCTCGAATCGCTTATTAAACACAAATTTGATCGACTGGCAAACTGGGTCAAGCAGATTGTTGGATTCTTGAATAAAAATTCTGGGTTTCAAATCCGAGACGACAAGTTTTAGTCACTGGGGATTCACCTTAACTATGATGACATTCCTACAGAATTTTGGAGTAGTTTTTAGCCTAAGGGGTCGGGGAGATTAATTGTCAGCAGCGATCGCTTGGGTAAAATTGAGTCAGACTTGCAGAAATGATATGAAAACGCTAGCCAAATGGTCTGTAGACGACTATCATCGCATGATTGAAGCGGGGATTTTGCGCGATCGCCGTGTGGAGTTGTTAGCAGGCGAAATTGTGGAAATGACCCCAGAAACTCCAATACATTACAGCACAGCAAAAAGAGGTGTGAAATACCTAGAGGAGTTACTCATCGGTAAAGCCGATGTCCGTTTCAATGGCCCAGTCACACTAGTAAATTCTGAACCCGAACCAGATATTGCGATCGTTCGGCTACCAGAATCCAACTACAATAATCGTCACCCTGCTCCTGAAGATATTTTTTGGATTGTACAGGTTAGGTAAAATTAGCCCAGTCAATCTTCCACCGTGACAAGCTCCAGTATCGATCCCGTAAACCTTCCCTGCAATGATCAGTGGACGATCGCCAACAACGTGATGACCAAAGATAACTGGTTTAGCACCAGAATACAATTCGCTCCAATATGTATTTCCATAGCGTTTTTCGAGATGCTTTTCACCCGCCGTGCAACCACACAAAACCTCTTCTCTTTGTTTTTCAATGGATATACCATCTTCCACCGCAGCGTGAAGTAAAATAGCCTCGTCAGTTTCGTGATAGTACGGTCTATGACTCACCCATTCTAAAAACTCTGCATAGCGATCGCCAAACTGTAACTTGACGATTTCCTGGGAGTAGGAAAGAGTCTGACGTAGGTGTTTGCGTTCGTGATTACCCATCAAAACAACAGTGTTGGGGCGATTTTGGAGAAAATCATATACCTTGAATGAATCAACTCCGCGATCGACAATATCTCCTAATGAGATTAAACAATCATCCTCTGTCAGCTGCACTTTGGCTAATAGCTGAAGAAGTTCATCATAACAACCATGAATATCACCAACTACGATTGTTCGCATTATTAGCCTTCCAGCCTAATGGTTTTCCATACTTATACTCATAATTTTTTAAATCCCACCATAGCTTAGTTGAGCCATGCCAACGCCTGCAAGTAACTCATACCCCTTCACCCCCAATTTTAAATTGACACTAAAAAACGCCCCCCTTTTGGGAGAGCGCTTTTTATTCTATTTAATTTTCACTCAACTTAGGTAGTGATTAACCGTTGATAGCAGGAGCGGTTAGAGCTACAGGAGCAACATCAGCTGCTGCCAAGTCTAAGGGGAAGTTGTGAGCATTGCGCTCGTGCATCACTTCCATACCCAGGTTAGCGCGGTTGATGATGTCAGCCCAGGTGTTGATGACGCGACCTTGAGAGTCGATGATCGATTGGTTGAAGTTGAAACCGTTCAAGTTGAAAGCCATTGTGCTCACACCCAAAGCGGTGAACCAGATTCCAATCACAGGCCATGCAGCTAGGAAGAAGTGCAAGGAACGGCTGTTGTTGAATGAAGCGTATTGGAAAATCAAGCGACCGAAGTAACCGTGGGCTGCAACAATGTTGTAGGTTTCTTCTTCTTGACCGAACTTGTAGCCGTAGTTTTGAGATTCGCTTTCGGTTGTCTCACGAACTAAAGAAGAGGTAACTAGAGAACCGTGCATTGCGGAGAATAAACTTCCACCGAATACACCAGCCACACCTAACATGTGGAAGGGGTGCATCAAGATGTTGTGTTCTGCTTGGAACACGATCATGAAGTTGAAGGTTCCGGAGATACCCAAGGGCATACCATCGCTAAATGAACCTTGTCCGATGGGGTAAATCAAGAATACTGCGGTTGCAGCAGCAACAGGTGCAGAGAATGCTAGGCAAATCCAAGGACGCATTCCCAAGCGGTAGGAGAGTTCCCACTCACGACCTAAGTAGCAGAATACGCCAATCAGGAAGTGGAACACTACTAGCTGGTAAGGACCGCCGTTGTACAACCACTCGTCTAAGGATGCTGCTTCCCAAATTGGGTAGAAGTGCAAACCAATAGCGTTGGAGGAAGGAACAACTGCACCGGAGATGATGTTGTTTCCGTAAACTAAGGAACCTGCAACAGGCTCGCGGATACCATCGATGTCTACTGGAGGAGCAGCGATGAAGGCGATTACGAAACAAGCGGTAGCAGCTAGCAGGGTGGGGATCATGAGTACACCGAACCAGCCGATGTATAAGCGGTTGTTGGTGCTGGTGATCCAGTTGCAGAAGCGATCCCAGACGTTGGCGCTTTCGCGGCGTTGAATGGTTGCTGTCATTGTTTTATGATTGCGGTTGAATTTATGTATGAATCAGGCGGCTTTGTTTTCGCCTGTGAATGTACTTTACACTGCTTTACAAAAATTAAGCAAGTGTTGGGACATTCACAAAGCTGGTGTTAGTTATTAGTTTTACTTATTTAAGGCTAAGCAACGAGGTTTAAGATATGCCGCAGCTACTATATATAGAAATTTTTAGTTTTATTTTCGTTCTATTGCTTACTTACCTGGGAATAATACCTTTGTAGATTACCGCTATTCCAAAAAAAATTAACCCTCAGCTTACTACTGGGGGCTTTTTTGTTTGGCAAAATGGCAGATCTGCAAATTAGAGGCTTGCTATGGTATTGAAGTAGGATACATTCCATGCGAAAAGTACTGACTTGCATTACCCCTGGCTAACTACCAGGGGTTTTTATTGAAACTTGGTAGTAATTCAGCACTCAGTAGTGAAGAGTCAGAATTTACAGCAGTTTTCAGGTATTTAGGATTAAGACAGGGAATGGGGAGTAGGGAGTAGGGAGTGGTCATCTCCGACTAATCACTTATCATTAAAATTTCTCCACGTAAGAGCCTCCCTGTGTCTTTGCTTAGGTCTAAATACAGCGTATTTCAGGTAAATGAAGTACACGGGTAGGGGCACAACATGTTGTGCCCCTACAATTATTTGTACCTCACCAAGTTGCAATTTGCTGTATTACTTCCCAATTCTGAATTTAGCTATATTTTCCAAAACCAAATTACCAATTACGGTAGAGTTTTTCTGCATAGAACATAATCTCTTCATTTGGCAATCTAATTTTTGGTTTTTGCCGGGGATACAAACTTTCCACTGCACCTGTATCCTGTTCTATGACTGTAGCTGCTGCTTGTAAAACTGAGTTTTTAAAGAACAATTTCATCAAAGGATTGTTCACTTGAGCATACATCAGAATAAACGTCTTAGTTGTTTTTTCTGTTTCAGGATAGAGAATGTGAGTTTGAGCAATATCACCAATAGGGGTTTTAGCAAAAAAAGCTGTAGTCGAAGGAAAAGCGTATTCGAGTGTGTTACTTAGGGTTTTAGGGAAGATTCCCAAAACAGGATTTTGAATAATTTCTCCAAGTGTGTTTTTAGCTCTTGTCAAATCTTGCTTTACTGTCGCATAGTATCCCTTCTCTTCAAAAGAGCTTACATCACAAGATGTAATTTTAAATAGGTCTTTATGAGTACCATTTTGGTGATTATAGTCGTAGTTGACCATTAGATTACTCAAAAAGTCTCCCTGAATACTTTTTTCGCCAGTTACTCCAAGAAATTCGTAGTCATCTACAATTTTTTGATGTAAATCCGGGATAGGTAATCTTGGCTCAAATCCGCCATATGTCCAGATGCAATCGTTACTAATAATTAGCTCTAATGGCTTTGTAATTGGCTGAGTATCTTTTTTATCCTCTTGATAAAGTCTGCCTTGTCCATCAAATTCTAGTGCATGAAAAGGGCAAGTAATAGTATCTCTTTCTTGACAAACCCAGCCGGATGATAAGGGTGCTTGCATATGTGGACAGATGTTATCAAGGGCAAAGACTTCATCTTTTTGGTTTTGCCAAATGACATAATCATGTCCATTTAAAGTAATTTTATGAGGTTTATTCACTCCTAATGTAGATTTGTGCGCGATTAACCAAGGCGCACCAGGTAAAATAGGTTGCATTTTTCCTCCAAAATATTGTCAAATTATTTATCAAACAGAATTCAGGAGTCAGGAGTCAGAATTCAGAATGAATTTTGTGCGACTGGTGAATGAATCCAGGGGTTTAAGACCCCCACTAAATCTGCATATTTAGTGGTCAACAAGACAGTGGTGGGTCTCAATCCCCCACTGATTCATTCTGACTCCTGAATTCTGAATTCTGACTTCTGAATTCTGACTTCTGAATTCTTCTTCAACAACAGAGGACTCAATAGTCAGGTGTTAATCTCTAAAGTTAAAAGTTGTGATTGACGACCTAGTATCGTCTGTCCTACATTGCTATGAATGAATGTCAATTGGGATAATTAAGGTTTGCTTGGTAATGGACGAAGTAATACTACCGAGCATTGCTCGGCTAACTTCGACTACTGTATGGCTAGATTATGCAAAAGATGAGTTAACTAAAAAATTAGTTAACAACTATTAATTTAATAAAGTTCATCTTGTATGTCAACTACTAACCAATTTTTTAGTTAAGATGTTTTCGTTAAGCTGATGGAGTACCGTGGGTCGTTCAACACAATCAAAACTTTCATATAAAAAACCTCGCCAGGTGCGGGATGCAGAGGCGACGAAAAAGCAGATTCTCGATGCAGCGGAAGTAGAGTTTGCTAGAAATGGGCTGAGTGGGGCGCGGACAGAGGCGATCGCCAAAGGTGCAGGTGTCACCACAGCGATGATTTATTACTACTTCCAGAGCAAGGAAGGACTATATCAAGCTGTCTTGCAACGCCCAGCGGTAGAAATGCACGAAGGGTTTCAGCAGTTAGATTTAGATCAGTTTCCACCAGAGGAAGCTTTGAAGCTGCTTGTTAAGGAAGCGATCGCCTACGAAGCAGCCCACCCACACCGAGGGATGCTTTGGTTCCAAGAAGCAAACCAAAATCAGGGAAAGTATTTCAAACAAGGAAATTGGCAAGAAAATTTTGCCTATCTCATCAAGATTTTAGAACGGGGGATGGCGGAGGGTTGTTTTCGTCAACTCGATCCATTTCTCACCACCCTGCATATTGTTGGTGTTTGTAATTTATACTTCAACGCTTACGAAAACATCAAGCATACTAGGCCTGATTTAGAATTGCTAAGTCCAGAAATGATTGAGCAGCATACCCAAGCAGCAGTTAATTTTATTTTGGCTGCTGTGCGACGTAGTGAGAATTAAAAAGTAAAAGCGGTTGGGGACTGGGGATTGGGTTTGGGTATGTCCAGGAATGAGTGATTTTGATCGAAATTATCAACAGATATGCGTAGGCGTAGCCCGTCGTAGACATCCCAATTGGGGAAGATTAAGCTGCACCTCGCAAAACTTTTGCTTAGTTGTGGCTTTTTCTCCACTGTCTGCTATACCAAGATTGTTAGACCGCCGTCTCACCATTATTGCCTGCTGCTTGCATCTGCTTTAGAACTGCTGCTTGGATTTTGGCATCAAAGTCGGGATCATCTACAGTTGTTATAATACTCCGTGGGCGATCGCCAAGTCTATCCAGATATGCTCGCAGAACCATTTTGTCCTCACGATGTAGGAGAAAATATTGTCTCAATTCCTCATCAGACATGGCTGCATAGTTGACTTGACTCATTACAACACCTCTCCATTCGGCGTAATTTGGAACTTGCATCATCGCGCTACAAGCTCTCTTATTTCTATTCTGTGAGAGCATCAAGTTTAGCCAGTATTCTTAAGTCTTCTTCTGGGTTACCAGTTGCAGCCATTGCTTTAAATCTGGTATTGGCATCAAATTCTGCTAGAGCTATGGTGGAAAGTTCTTCAATCAGCTTATTGACACTTATGCCTTTGGCTTGAGCAAGTTCTTTTAATCTGTTGTGTTTTTCGTCTGGTAAACGAATAGTTAAAGTAGCCATTTTTGTTTAACTCCTAATAATATTTTTTGGTTTTAAGATTGATAAATTAGGAAATAAAAATTCAGTATTCTGAAAATATTTAATTACGAATTTCGCACAGCACCATTAGCCTTCAACTTAGGATAAGCAATCCGCTTGTGATTAAATTGCTGCCAAACATCCACAAATATCTCGGCAATTTGTGACATTTCTTCCCGTGTTAATCCGGAATCTACGAGTTGATTGTCTTGCCATCTGGCACGCAGAATATTATTCAGCATTGCTAAAGCTTGTTCGCTGGAGACATCTTTGGGCGATCGCTTGTCTTCTCCCTCAGATGTCCCGCGTGCCTTGCTTTTCACGGGTACGGGACGCTTCGCCGAGGCTTCGAGCGATCGCAGCGCCGCTTCGCAAGCATCCGCCAACATCACAATTCCTGTTTCCCGTGACTGAGGAATCGGCCCATCGTAGCGAAAATCTGCTTCGTCTACGGTTAAACTCGGATCTTCTTGAGCCATTTGCTGGGCTTGGTGATAAAAATAAGCAATTAGCATTGTTCCCTGATGTTCGGGAATAAAAGCTTGAATTGCTGTGGGTAAAAGGTGTTTACGCGCCATCACCAACCCTTCACTTACGTGCTTTTTGATAATTTCTGCACTCTTCCAAGGATCTTTAATTTCTGTATCGTGTTTATTTGGTCCCCCCATTTGGTTTTCAATAAATCCAAGGGGGTCGTGCATTTTTCCAACATCATGGTATAATGTACCAGCCCTGACTAATTCAACATTGCATCCTAGTTGTTTGGCAGCAGCTTCGGCAAGGGTAGCCACAAACAGCGTATGTTGAAAAGTTCCGGGAGTTTCAGTAGCGAGTCTTTTTAATAAGGGGCGATTGGGGTTCGCCAATTCTGCTAGGCGGATGGGAGTGACTAAATCAAAAAATCTTTCTAGATAAGGACTCAACCCTAAAGCGACAACACTCCAAACAAAAC
It encodes the following:
- a CDS encoding Uma2 family endonuclease gives rise to the protein MKTLAKWSVDDYHRMIEAGILRDRRVELLAGEIVEMTPETPIHYSTAKRGVKYLEELLIGKADVRFNGPVTLVNSEPEPDIAIVRLPESNYNNRHPAPEDIFWIVQVR
- a CDS encoding toxin-antitoxin system HicB family antitoxin; protein product: MATLTIRLPDEKHNRLKELAQAKGISVNKLIEELSTIALAEFDANTRFKAMAATGNPEEDLRILAKLDALTE
- a CDS encoding TetR/AcrR family transcriptional regulator; this encodes MGRSTQSKLSYKKPRQVRDAEATKKQILDAAEVEFARNGLSGARTEAIAKGAGVTTAMIYYYFQSKEGLYQAVLQRPAVEMHEGFQQLDLDQFPPEEALKLLVKEAIAYEAAHPHRGMLWFQEANQNQGKYFKQGNWQENFAYLIKILERGMAEGCFRQLDPFLTTLHIVGVCNLYFNAYENIKHTRPDLELLSPEMIEQHTQAAVNFILAAVRRSEN
- the psbA gene encoding photosystem II q(b) protein translates to MTATIQRRESANVWDRFCNWITSTNNRLYIGWFGVLMIPTLLAATACFVIAFIAAPPVDIDGIREPVAGSLVYGNNIISGAVVPSSNAIGLHFYPIWEAASLDEWLYNGGPYQLVVFHFLIGVFCYLGREWELSYRLGMRPWICLAFSAPVAAATAVFLIYPIGQGSFSDGMPLGISGTFNFMIVFQAEHNILMHPFHMLGVAGVFGGSLFSAMHGSLVTSSLVRETTESESQNYGYKFGQEEETYNIVAAHGYFGRLIFQYASFNNSRSLHFFLAAWPVIGIWFTALGVSTMAFNLNGFNFNQSIIDSQGRVINTWADIINRANLGMEVMHERNAHNFPLDLAAADVAPVALTAPAING
- a CDS encoding Rieske 2Fe-2S domain-containing protein; protein product: MQPILPGAPWLIAHKSTLGVNKPHKITLNGHDYVIWQNQKDEVFALDNICPHMQAPLSSGWVCQERDTITCPFHALEFDGQGRLYQEDKKDTQPITKPLELIISNDCIWTYGGFEPRLPIPDLHQKIVDDYEFLGVTGEKSIQGDFLSNLMVNYDYNHQNGTHKDLFKITSCDVSSFEEKGYYATVKQDLTRAKNTLGEIIQNPVLGIFPKTLSNTLEYAFPSTTAFFAKTPIGDIAQTHILYPETEKTTKTFILMYAQVNNPLMKLFFKNSVLQAAATVIEQDTGAVESLYPRQKPKIRLPNEEIMFYAEKLYRNW
- a CDS encoding metallophosphoesterase, coding for MRTIVVGDIHGCYDELLQLLAKVQLTEDDCLISLGDIVDRGVDSFKVYDFLQNRPNTVVLMGNHERKHLRQTLSYSQEIVKLQFGDRYAEFLEWVSHRPYYHETDEAILLHAAVEDGISIEKQREEVLCGCTAGEKHLEKRYGNTYWSELYSGAKPVIFGHHVVGDRPLIIAGKVYGIDTGACHGGRLTGLILPNLYNPKNIFRSRVTIIVVGFW
- a CDS encoding DUF6887 family protein; protein product: MSQVNYAAMSDEELRQYFLLHREDKMVLRAYLDRLGDRPRSIITTVDDPDFDAKIQAAVLKQMQAAGNNGETAV